From a single Aestuariibius sp. HNIBRBA575 genomic region:
- a CDS encoding tyrosine-type recombinase/integrase: MKRDLPAYVVRLKGVLYFKRRGWKTYRFQNQILNDGFWAEYARTLNGVEIKPTVFLVRDLIARYYDSPKFKNLADRSRKDYIKYLDVFGKNAGAVGVSSIKRKNIIAWRDQLAVKHTPHFANYWLRVVRPLFEFAIDLDALSSNPAKGIPSLKYQKREAKPWPLELIQKAREARPSGDRTRLLFELLYCTGQRIGDVLDAEWTDIQGSRISVRQNKTGTPLVLPITEELAKCLREAKRYNEVPTILANYQGKGKWSYRGAHDAVMKLRKEIGAQDHAIHDIRHTVASEIVAAGGGDEEGMAITGHKTPKMFAHYSKATRQITRAENAQKRRGQNKNKT, from the coding sequence TTGAAACGAGACCTTCCTGCATATGTTGTCCGCCTCAAGGGTGTTTTGTATTTCAAACGTAGAGGATGGAAAACTTATCGATTTCAGAACCAGATTTTGAATGACGGGTTTTGGGCCGAATATGCGCGGACACTGAACGGCGTAGAAATTAAGCCCACGGTGTTTCTGGTTCGCGATCTCATCGCCCGCTATTATGATTCCCCAAAGTTCAAGAATTTGGCTGACCGAAGCCGAAAGGACTACATCAAGTATCTGGATGTTTTTGGGAAAAACGCCGGAGCGGTTGGCGTTAGTTCAATTAAGCGGAAGAACATCATCGCTTGGCGTGATCAACTTGCGGTTAAACACACCCCACATTTTGCCAATTATTGGCTCCGTGTTGTGCGGCCATTATTTGAATTTGCAATTGATCTAGATGCTCTATCAAGCAACCCCGCCAAAGGGATACCTTCGCTTAAATACCAAAAGCGAGAGGCTAAACCTTGGCCTCTAGAATTGATCCAAAAAGCGCGGGAAGCCCGACCCTCCGGTGATCGGACCCGACTGCTGTTTGAGTTGCTGTATTGTACCGGTCAGAGGATTGGCGATGTCCTTGATGCGGAGTGGACTGACATTCAAGGTTCAAGAATATCAGTGCGGCAGAATAAGACCGGAACACCGTTGGTTCTGCCAATTACCGAAGAACTGGCCAAATGCTTAAGGGAGGCGAAGCGTTACAACGAAGTCCCAACGATCCTGGCTAACTATCAAGGCAAGGGAAAGTGGTCGTATCGTGGCGCTCATGACGCGGTAATGAAGCTGCGGAAGGAAATTGGAGCGCAAGATCATGCTATCCATGACATCCGGCACACCGTTGCGTCTGAGATCGTAGCTGCAGGTGGCGGGGATGAAGAGGGCATGGCGATCACTGGCCACAAAACGCCTAAGATGTTTGCTCACTACAGCAAGGCAACGAGGCAAATAACACGGGCTGAGAACGCTCAAAAACGGCGGGGACAGAACAAAAACAAAACGTGA
- a CDS encoding helix-turn-helix domain-containing protein, whose protein sequence is MDFTARTAEQIGEALRRTRKARGWTQSDISARTNLRVATISSLENGDAGTKLATVLAVMAALGLEFRLVERGGSLEIEDIF, encoded by the coding sequence ATGGACTTCACAGCACGAACGGCCGAGCAGATTGGCGAGGCACTCCGCCGGACGCGCAAAGCGCGCGGCTGGACCCAAAGCGATATCAGCGCGCGCACGAATTTGCGCGTCGCGACGATTTCATCGCTGGAGAATGGCGACGCGGGCACCAAACTCGCCACTGTGCTCGCTGTCATGGCGGCTCTTGGGCTTGAGTTCAGATTGGTGGAGCGCGGTGGCTCGCTTGAAATCGAGGATATCTTCTGA
- a CDS encoding type II toxin-antitoxin system HipA family toxin, with protein sequence MAKRGRSGTMQVLLNGRLVGALRLAGSGAISFNYDPDWLSWEHAMPISLSLPLREEAHQGGPVIAYLENLLPDNQAIRERVAARVRAGGTDAWHMLEKIGRDCVGALQFVSGEVPEVGPLEGEPVTEAQIADMLRNLASAPLGLDEADDFRISIAGAQEKTALLRHEGTWIRPSGLAPTTHILKTQLGVLPAGIDLSDSVENEYFCMSFCRAMGMDVAVVEIADFEDVRSLVVTRFDRRWTKDGRLIRLPQEDFCQALTVPPSQKYQMDGGPGITEGIGLLTGSDDPEADQRVFFRTQVLFWLLGATDGHAKNFSIALRPGGFRMTPLYDVLSAQKAVDDGQIRQNRMRLAMAVDGHYRINEVVPRHFLQAAKAAGFGVALAEEVLSGVASELEPALGKTLADLPDGFPQPLADAIAAGIRRRAIAFHAV encoded by the coding sequence ATGGCGAAACGCGGGCGTAGCGGCACGATGCAGGTTCTTCTGAATGGAAGGCTGGTGGGGGCTTTGCGTCTCGCTGGCTCAGGCGCAATCAGCTTCAACTATGATCCGGACTGGCTGTCGTGGGAGCACGCCATGCCCATCTCGCTGTCCCTGCCTTTGCGCGAAGAGGCGCACCAAGGCGGCCCTGTCATTGCCTACCTGGAAAACCTGCTGCCGGACAATCAGGCGATACGTGAGCGCGTTGCCGCGCGGGTGCGTGCGGGCGGCACGGACGCGTGGCACATGCTGGAGAAGATCGGGCGCGATTGCGTAGGGGCGTTGCAGTTCGTCTCGGGTGAGGTCCCCGAGGTTGGCCCACTCGAGGGAGAGCCCGTAACTGAGGCGCAGATTGCTGATATGCTGCGCAACCTCGCGAGCGCTCCGCTGGGCTTGGATGAGGCAGACGACTTCCGCATTTCGATCGCTGGGGCGCAGGAGAAAACAGCGCTGCTGCGCCACGAGGGAACGTGGATCCGTCCATCGGGGCTTGCCCCCACAACCCATATCCTCAAGACCCAACTCGGCGTTCTGCCCGCTGGGATCGATTTGTCCGACAGCGTTGAGAACGAGTATTTCTGCATGAGCTTTTGCCGTGCCATGGGCATGGATGTCGCGGTGGTCGAGATTGCTGATTTTGAAGACGTGCGCAGCCTTGTTGTGACGCGGTTCGATCGGCGTTGGACCAAGGATGGCCGCTTGATCCGCCTTCCGCAGGAAGACTTTTGCCAAGCGCTCACAGTTCCGCCAAGCCAGAAATACCAAATGGATGGCGGGCCGGGGATCACCGAAGGAATCGGGTTGCTGACTGGCAGTGATGACCCCGAGGCGGATCAGCGCGTGTTTTTCCGCACGCAGGTGCTGTTTTGGCTTTTGGGAGCGACGGACGGGCACGCCAAGAACTTCAGCATTGCATTGCGCCCCGGCGGGTTCCGCATGACCCCGCTTTATGATGTGCTGAGCGCCCAGAAAGCCGTGGATGACGGTCAAATCCGCCAGAACCGGATGCGTCTCGCGATGGCAGTCGACGGGCACTACCGGATCAATGAGGTGGTGCCCCGCCATTTCCTGCAGGCTGCGAAGGCGGCAGGTTTTGGTGTGGCGCTGGCGGAAGAGGTCTTGTCGGGCGTCGCGTCTGAGCTTGAACCCGCCTTGGGCAAGACACTAGCAGATCTGCCGGATGGGTTTCCACAGCCATTGGCAGATGCCATTGCTGCTGGCATACGACGTCGGGCGATTGCCTTTCATGCCGTATGA